In one Candidatus Hydrogenedentota bacterium genomic region, the following are encoded:
- a CDS encoding FAD-dependent oxidoreductase, giving the protein MSEIGTAVRPLRVAIVGSGPSGFYAAEALFKSDKTIQVDMFDRLPTPFGLVRGGVAPDHPKIKSVIRVYDKIAAHERFAFLGNVTVGRDVTVEEMRRFYDAILFSCGAESDNRLGIPGEDLLGSHTATEFVGWYNGHPDYRDRVFDLSQEVAVVIGQGNVAMDVSRILAKTVDELKETDIAAHALDALASSAIKEVHLIGRRGPVQAKFTQPELKEFGELVDCHPVIAPEDLVLDPASQAELDDPDNQHAKKNFAVMQELASRTPEGKGKRFFVHFLKSPIELSGNGRVESLKLERNRLEGEPHKMRAVGTGEMETLACGLVFRSVGYRGTAFPGLPFDAKRGVFPNRDGRILDGDAVIPGLYAAGWIKRGPSGIIGNNKPDSQATVASMLADAASLTPCATPDTNALAALLRERNVRVVSYADWQRIDAAEIERGKTRGKPREKFTRVEDMLAVLG; this is encoded by the coding sequence ATGAGCGAGATCGGTACCGCCGTGCGACCGTTGCGCGTAGCCATCGTGGGCAGCGGCCCCAGTGGTTTCTACGCCGCTGAAGCCCTTTTCAAGTCGGACAAGACCATTCAAGTCGATATGTTCGATCGACTTCCGACGCCCTTCGGGCTGGTTCGCGGCGGTGTTGCGCCGGATCATCCGAAGATCAAGAGCGTCATCCGCGTGTACGACAAGATTGCCGCGCACGAACGATTCGCGTTCTTAGGCAATGTGACGGTCGGACGCGACGTGACTGTCGAGGAAATGCGCCGGTTCTACGACGCGATCCTGTTTTCGTGTGGCGCGGAATCGGACAATCGTCTTGGTATTCCAGGCGAGGACCTGCTGGGCAGCCACACCGCGACGGAGTTTGTTGGCTGGTACAACGGCCACCCGGATTACCGCGACCGCGTGTTCGATCTGTCGCAGGAAGTCGCTGTCGTGATCGGACAAGGAAACGTCGCGATGGACGTCAGCCGCATTCTCGCGAAGACCGTGGATGAATTGAAAGAGACCGACATCGCCGCGCACGCGCTGGATGCGCTGGCGTCGAGCGCGATCAAGGAAGTGCACCTCATCGGGCGGCGCGGCCCCGTGCAAGCCAAGTTCACGCAGCCGGAACTGAAAGAATTCGGCGAATTGGTGGACTGCCATCCGGTGATCGCGCCCGAAGACCTCGTGTTGGACCCTGCAAGCCAGGCCGAGTTGGACGATCCGGACAACCAGCACGCCAAAAAGAACTTTGCGGTCATGCAGGAACTCGCTTCGCGCACGCCCGAAGGCAAGGGGAAACGGTTCTTCGTACATTTCCTCAAGAGCCCGATTGAGCTTTCCGGCAACGGCCGCGTGGAATCGCTAAAACTGGAGCGCAATCGCCTGGAAGGCGAGCCGCACAAGATGCGCGCCGTCGGCACTGGCGAGATGGAGACGCTCGCGTGCGGCCTTGTATTCCGCAGCGTTGGCTACCGGGGCACGGCGTTTCCGGGCCTGCCATTTGATGCGAAGCGCGGCGTGTTTCCAAATCGCGATGGGCGTATTCTGGATGGAGACGCCGTTATTCCCGGCTTATACGCGGCGGGCTGGATTAAGCGCGGCCCCAGCGGCATCATCGGCAACAACAAGCCCGACAGCCAGGCAACGGTAGCCTCGATGCTGGCGGATGCCGCGTCGCTGACGCCGTGCGCGACGCCCGATACTAACGCGCTGGCGGCGTTGCTGCGCGAACGCAACGTGCGCGTGGTGTCGTATGCGGATTGGCAGCGCATCGATGCGGCCGAAATCGAACGCGGCAAGACAAGAGGTAAACCGCGCGAGAAGTTTACGCGCGTCGAGGACATGTTGGCGGTATTGGGCTAG